CCCTCGTAGGCGCGATCGTCCTGTCCCGCAAGCGCGACACGGACACCACGGTCCGCCCCGCCACCAACGGCACGGCCAAGGCCCGCACGGTGAAGCCGGGAACACCCGGTACACCCGCCTCGCCCGCCACACCCGGACGGGAGGAGCGGAGCTGATGCATCTCGCCTATCCCGCCGTGCTCGCCGCCCTCCTCTTCTGCGTCGGCCTCTACGGCGTCCTCGCCCGCCGCAACGCGATCCTGGTCCTGATGTCCGTCGAGCTGATGCTCAACGCCGTCAACCTCAACCTCGTCGCCTTCGACGTCTGGCTCCGCGACGCCCTCCACTCCGGCCAGGCACTCACGCTCTTCACCATCGCCATCGCCGCCGCCGAGATCGGCATCGGTCTCGCGATCGTCCTGGCCGTCTACCGCAACCGGGGCACCTCCGACATCGACCGGCTCCGAGACACCGCCGAGACCGACGACGCCGAGACGCTCCCCGACACCGCAGAGACCGCCGGTACCGACAGCGCCGACGCAGGCGCCGACGGCACCGAGCC
The nucleotide sequence above comes from Streptomyces sp. NBC_01116. Encoded proteins:
- the nuoK gene encoding NADH-quinone oxidoreductase subunit NuoK, with product MHLAYPAVLAALLFCVGLYGVLARRNAILVLMSVELMLNAVNLNLVAFDVWLRDALHSGQALTLFTIAIAAAEIGIGLAIVLAVYRNRGTSDIDRLRDTAETDDAETLPDTAETAGTDSADAGADGTEPTSGRADGTTGKTKKAEATT